gaattgagagagagagagagagagagagagagagagagagagagagacgttttcaaacaacacgagctgtcttgctctctctccctcgcgcatattaatcaattgacacgatggtgtcgatgtttaaaacatttaaaatgagaatgtaagtgtggtcaccctatttttgtttgtaagaaaaaatatcgcaatatatatcgcagaaaaataaaatatcgcaatgtcattttttcccaatatcgtgcagccttAATTTGAACTGACAGTCTGAATGATGCTATAGTATCTTACCGGACCAATGTTCTGCATCCCGATGTCTGTGAACaattaaaaaatcaattaaacacgAATCACTTtggttaattataataaaaatacatatttttgcatCTTTCAAATAGTATTTACTCAGAATCAAAATCTTGTTAAATCAGCTGTATCCAATACTCACCTTCTCTTCTCTCTTGATGCTTGCGATAGTAAATCACAACCGCAGCACACACAGCTAAAAGCAGAATGACAGTAACAGCTATTCCTGCTGAAAAAGCTGAAGACCGACCTGAAACTGGAACATCTAAAGAGAAGAGAGAGTCAATATGAATAGAGAGTCATTGATAACCAATTCTACCAATATCTTTGTCtgatatttaaacttttaaactttatttgatttaactTATAATAGcagcatctttaaaaaacaaaaaaaaaaacaacaacagttaaaacaaaaatcacagcactttgaactgaaaaaacaaacatcaatgtTCACAGAAAAactaattttatgcatttttcaaGTCTAGTATAAGCAGTTTATGCAACAGGCCTCTGAATTTACCATATTAGCCTTAATTCAGGCTTTACTCCCCTCCAACTGTATAAACAAataatcagaattattattttttattacccaACTCTaatataatcagtgatgctgtctacactggatgtggtgCTGTGTGACAAatcccagacaaaaaaaaaaaacctgctgctGCATTCCATTTATGACGTgctgacacaaatttcaaatgattttcaatggCTTCTTTGTCGTGTTCAAAGTAGATAGAGGCACTTGTTAAATGCAGACAGTTTCAAGATGTAAAGCACTACTGACCCAAAAGCCCAAGAAAAGTTAACTTCAATTTCCTCAAAATCCTATAAATAAGCCACAGAAGTTTTGTGATTCTGTTCTGTGGAGCAACAAAGCTTGAACTGTTCACCCCTATGAGTTATGAGGTATGTCTCGATGAAGAAGAATGAAGCATACACTATAACCAACTTTCTGGTGGTGGCTTGGTGATGCTCTGCATCCTCTGGTACTGGAAAATTGCAACATGTGGAAGGTAAGATGGATTTACTGAAGCATTAGGAAATCCTAGGAACTGGAGACCATCGAGGAATGGGCAAAGATTCTCCAGCAACACTCCCAGAAGCTGGTGTCTGGCGATGTACTGTATCTCTTTTGCAGGAGTTCATTACAGCAATAGTGAACTCTAGTAAGTAAGgactaaaaaataattttgagacTGCAGAAGTGGGGGAAACACTTGAATCATTCGCAGTGATGAGCGATTTGAATTACTTTTGTTTGattatggctgcccactgctctgggtgtgtgttcacggtgtgtgttcactgctgtgtgtgtgcactttggatgggttaaatgcagagcacgaattctgattATGGGTCATCATGCTGGTCTATACGtcacaatgcttttttttttccacttttgatgTGAGTTTTCAAATTGCACAAGGGAACTTAATTATACTTACTAACAGCAACGTTAACAACAAAGCTCTTCTCACTGAAAGCATGGTTGCTGCGACGAGCATTTCTGTTGATCTGTAGTTTAAAAACTCCtgcgtctgtgtttgtgatgttcacgatggtcagagatccagtctgatgatccagcttcagtctgtctctgaatctctctgtACACTCACCTTTACAGACATTACTCAGATATCCAGTGATTTCAGCGATGCGAATGTCTTTATAATACCACACCATCACATCATTTGGTTGTCTTACAACACCAGGATCTAAAGagacagattctccctccttcactgaatTTTTATCTTTTTCAGAAACAGGAACACCTgcaaacacaaaccaacagctgCAGAaggatgggtttttttttttattttatttttttttaaacaacaacacaaacaatgTGAAAGCACTGTGGATATGAAAACAATTTCCCACGCTGTTTGCAGCATTTTGcagacttattttaaatgtagtactTTAACAGTGAATTTGTTTTCAAATAGATTGAGTAGATAcagcattaaaatgcattaagagAAAATAACTACACAATGTTATTGCAAAACAAACATTAACTAGCATTAATATTGTGATTTAAACctatttaatgtgcttttaaagattaatttagtGACTCACCATGAACAGTAAGATTGAAGGTATTTTCACTGATACTGCTGTTGCTGCTGAAGATCTTTAATTtgtaaagtccagagtctgtgattgtgatgttcatgatggtcagagatccattCTGaagatccagcttcagtctgtctctgaatctctcagtcccttcattacactgaacatctgtacagataaAACTGAGATCTCCACTGATTTCAGCTATTcgaatgtcattaaaataccatttaaTATCTTCTTCTTGGTTTGTTTTAACATCACTGTGTAGAGTGACTGATTCTCCCTCATTCACTGATACTGTGACAACATCAACACCAGCAACAGCTGAAAAAGAGATAAAAAGTTAATTATGAACCAAACAAAGATAGACAACAGGTAAGAgctgtgaaaatgtttttctccagatcacacagattaTACTGTAGGTAGAGAAACCCGTCAGACCTCAATATATCCATGCAAACACAATAGCCTATACAAGTCATGAATAATCTTCAGCAAATTAATGAACATTACACAAACCAGATCTTGATTCATGTATTAGCTGCTTTCACTGTAAGTGCAGTgattaaataaagtgttttcatAGACAATTTAATGAAAATTGCATACTATGAATTAAAACAATAGTATTGATGAAAATGATCCATACACAAGAGAATCGTgcttttaattacaaaatatagtttttaagTATCCTTACAAAAATGAACCACCAcgataagaaaaaagaaaactggtTATTGTATTGTAGTTATCCCATGGTAAAGTTActcacaaattaaccatggttttgctacaaaATCATTATAACTATGATATTTGTGTGGTAATACAAACTGTAATCAATACTCCAAAAACAatgggtttaataaaaaaaactaacgtTAATGATTAATTTTCGTAAGATAATTTTGAATGGACTACACGATTTATATTAAACGTGATAGTTTTATCTGTTAGAAGGCTTTAACCAAAGCTCAAATTACTATCAAGATATTctcccaaataaaaaaaattaaaaaaatagccATGGTTCTGCTTAATCAAACCAAAGTGTTTTAGCCTTTATCAGTATTAACTGTAATGAAGGAGactgaataattaatatttacagcTGCTCAGACAAAGCACAGAgcgatttttttaaagaaatgtacatATTAGTCTGTTTTATTCTAAGAGTAGGTTGAATGGTtttcgaataataataataataataataataataataataataataataataataataaaaatatgactaGTCAACGGTCAACTTTTTCAGTGGTGATTTGCGTGTGTTTGCAGCATGGTTTACGCGTGCTCATGAGCGTGACGGCGCACATGGCGGAGGTAGACAAAAACGTTTCGTTTTTATCATTGACAGGCAGATAACATACAAATGACTTACCATCGTGGGatgaaaagagaaataaaataaaactaaaataaattcgccattcctctatctccataataaatgaatacaattagaagaaaaaaatagaaaaaagaaaagaaacaaacgaCTTTCACTTTGAACTGAACGACTTTCACTTTGAACTGtatatcctcctcctcctcctcctcctcctcctccttcttcttcttcttctttgatttTAATGGCGGGTTGTGAAATAACTTCCAAGGttcataccgccacctactgcgGATGGAGTGTTTGgttctttcattttaattgattctTTGGCAATCTTGTCTGCTTCCTCGTTACCTTGAATTCCCACATGTGCTGGTACccacatacatttaattattattcttatctGTCGTAAACCGTATAACCTTATCTTGATTTCAGTTAAAATGTCAGTTCTATTTGTTTCCAATGATTATAAGCTCAAAACGACTGCCATTGAATCAGAACATATTATTACTTTATCCGGTCTAACTTCATACACCCACTGTAGTGCCATTAAAACAGCTATCATCTCTGCTGTATATACTGATGCACCATCTGTTATCCTTCCAGCCTTCCTCACCTTAAACTCTGGAACATAAAATGCAGCCCCTGTCCTTCCAGTCTCTGTACTCTTCGACCCATCTGTATAAATCTGAGGAAACGagaagtatgatttttttatatactcaTACACATATGTAATTAAACTAACTGCTTCATTCATTTCCCTTCTGTTTTCCTGTAATTTTATGTCTATTTCCGGTTGATCTATTATCCAGGGTGGAATTGGGGATACTACTGGAGCAAATGATATTGACTCTAGCCCAGCTTCATTAACCCACTCCTTTATTTTCCATGCAAATCCTTTACCAGTTGTATTTAAAATTTCCCAGCAATCATTCAGAACTTcccttgtttaattttaattttaattttaatttttttaattttaattttttatcaattaattaaaCTCTCTTTCATTTATTCAGAAATGTGGTTCGATGTGTTTGGTGCTGGAACAGTTTGTAGGTCAGAGTGGACTCTCAGTGTTTATAGGTGAAGGGTTTCTTCCTCTTATGCTGCTTTAATCATCAGAAACAAACCATGATGAGACACTTTGTTTGACACAGAGGGAGAGAAACATAAGAAACGCAGTGATTATTGTGCTCATATTTAATAAGTCAAGTGTCGGTTCATGCAAGCCACATCAGTCAAACATTTGAGACTGTCCATGATATCTTGTAATACTTGTTaaatatgatctttttttttttccaaccagTGTTGCATGGATGGGCAGCAAGTTATTATATATGTATGAGGAGGAGATATAAACAGGTTTTATGATATGCACATCTATGAGACGTGTAGGTTTGTCTGATACGTGAAtgtgtgaatcaatgattcatCTGTATCTCTCACCATCACAATCACCAACCACTTTAAGACCTTTAGTGATACTGCTAATTATAATCACa
This DNA window, taken from Carassius auratus strain Wakin chromosome 22, ASM336829v1, whole genome shotgun sequence, encodes the following:
- the LOC113039551 gene encoding uncharacterized protein LOC113039551 isoform X2 — its product is MEIEEWRIYFSFILFLFSSHDAVAGVDVVTVSVNEGESVTLHSDVKTNQEEDIKWYFNDIRIAEISGDLSFICTDVQCNEGTERFRDRLKLDLQNGSLTIMNITITDSGLYKLKIFSSNSSISENTFNLTVHGVPVSEKDKNSVKEGESVSLDPGVVRQPNDVMVWYYKDIRIAEITGYLSNVCKDVPVSGRSSAFSAGIAVTVILLLAVCAAVVIYYRKHQERREDIGMQNIGPVNQNDAPVNQESLL
- the LOC113039551 gene encoding uncharacterized protein LOC113039551 isoform X1, coding for MEIEEWRIYFSFILFLFSSHDAVAGVDVVTVSVNEGESVTLHSDVKTNQEEDIKWYFNDIRIAEISGDLSFICTDVQCNEGTERFRDRLKLDLQNGSLTIMNITITDSGLYKLKIFSSNSSISENTFNLTVHGVPVSEKDKNSVKEGESVSLDPGVVRQPNDVMVWYYKDIRIAEITGYLSNVCKGECTERFRDRLKLDHQTGSLTIVNITNTDAGVFKLQINRNARRSNHAFSEKSFVVNVAVNVPVSGRSSAFSAGIAVTVILLLAVCAAVVIYYRKHQERREDIGMQNIGPVNQNDAPVNQESLL